The genomic region CTGGCTGGCGATCACCGCCAACAGCTCGCCCTTCTTTACCGATTGGCCGAGGTTGACCTTCACCGACTCCACTACGCCAGCGGCACGCGGGACGATGTGGGAGGTGCGGTCCTCGTCGAAACGCACCTCGCCTGGCAGTGAAAGCACGGTGCTGATCTGCCGGGATTGCGCCGGAGCGAGTTGAATGCCGGCGGCCTGGACCTGCTGTTCGGTCAGCTCGAGCTTGCCTTCTTCTTCCGCCTCAGCCGCCATGCTGGTGGCCGGCCACGCCAGCATCAGCCCCAGCGCGATGGCCAGCGCCTTACTTTGTGTGTTGTTCATGGAACGCTCCTGGAAATTCAAAACCGGGCGAGGTCGCCGTAAATCCGTTCGATACGCACCCAGGCTTCAGTGGCCTGGGCGGTCGCCGCGAGGTATTGGGTGCGGGCCGCAATCAAGGTGCGCTGGGCGTCGAGCACTTCGAGGAAGTTGAACTTGCCCATCTCGAAGCCACGGGTGGCGCTGTCCACCGCGCTTTGGGCGGCGGGCAGGATCTGTTGGTTGAACGAACGCACTTCGGTATTCGCGGTTTGCCAAAGGTCCAGGGCCTGGCGGGTTTCGGTGCGCAGGCGCAGTTCGGCGGCGTTGCGCAGGTCGCGGGCCTGGTCGGCACGGCGACTGGCAGCGAGCACGTTGCCCTGGTTGCGGTTGAACAGCGGGATTGGCATCGACACGCCCACCACGTTGACCCGCTCGCGCACGCTGGCGTCGTACTGGCTGCCGATGGACACGTCGAGATCGGGAATGCGCTGGGCCTTTTCCAGGCCAAGGGCTGCCTCGCCCTGGACGATTTGCAGCTCGGCCAGGCGCAGTTCGACGGTTTGCTCCAGGCGCCCGAGCAACTGCGCGGTCGGCGGTAAAGCAGGTGCCGCTTGGGCTTGGGGGGCGACCGCCTGGAAGTCGGTACTGGCCGCGCCGGTACTGGCGGCGAGGCGGCGATAGGCGTCGGTCAGGCCCATCTGCGCGCGGTTGAATTCGAGGCGAATTTCCGAGAGTTGCACCTGGGCGCGGGTGGCTTCCACCGGGGACGATTTGCCGGCAGTGACGCGACCGTTGGCAACCACCAGGCCGCGCTCGGCCAATGCCAATGAGCGCTGGGCCAAGTCGAGGCGTTCCTGGGCCCGAAGCGCGCCGTAGTAACCGTCGATAACATCCGCCCGCAGCCCGTTGCGGCGCTGCTCCAGGGTCAGTGCCGCGGCTTCCTGGGCGCGGGTGGCGACATCAATCCGGGCGCCGCGCTTGCCACCCAGTTCCAGGGTCTGGCTCAGTTTGACGGTGGTGGTGCGCGAGTTGCGGCGGGTGTCTTCGGCATCCCAGGAGGCGACCGGATTCGGGATCAAACCGGCCTGTTGGCGACCGCCCTGGGCGATGTCGATTTCCCACTGTGCAGCGGCCATATCCGGGTTGTTGGCGAAGGCGGTTTGCAGGGCCGATTCGAGGGTCAGGGTTTGCGCATTGACGCCCTGAACCGTTATCAGCAATAGAACGGCGGGCCCAATGAACGTGCTTATAAAAGTTGGCATAACCAGAGTTCCATGCCCATGAATTAACAGGTGGGCAATGTAACTTTCAGTACTTATCAGAGGAGTGGCCAGAACATTACAAATCCGTTAGCAACGGCTCTACCACGGGCTTTTGCTTTAAGCTCCCGGCAACTTTCCACTGCCCAGCGGGATCCCCGACATGCGTATTCTGGTCATCGAAGACGAACCTAAAACCGCCGATTATTTACATCAGGGATTGAGCGAAAGTGGCTATATCGTCGACTGTGCCGCCACCGGTGCCGACGGCCTGCATTTGTCTCGCCAGCATGCCTATGACCTGGTGATGCTCGACGTCAATTTGCCGTTGATGGATGGCTGGGATGTGTTGCAACGCATCCGCCAGAACAGCAGCACGCGGATCATGATGCTGACCGCCCAGGGCCGCCTCGCCGACCGGATCAAGGGCCTGGACTTGGGCGCCGATGATTACCTGGTCAAGCCGTTTGAATTCCCCGAATTGCTCGCGCGCGTGCGGACCTTGATGCGCCGCAGCGTGCACTCGCCGGTGCCGGATGTGTTGCGGGTGGCCGACCTGGAACTGGACCAGGGCCGCCATCGGGCGTTTCGCGGCTTGCAGCGCATCGACCTGACCACCAAGGAGTTCGCCCTGCTGCATTTGCTGATGCGTCAGAGCGGCGTGGTGCTGTCCCGCACGCAGATCATCTCGTTCGTATGGGACATGAACTTTGATTGCGACACCAATGTGGTGGAAGTGTCGATCCGCCGTCTGCGGGCGAAGATCGATGACCCGTTCGAGCGCAAGTTGATCCATACCTTGCGCGGCGTGGGTTATGTGCTGGAAGACCGTGAATGACGGTCAGGCGTGCACCTCGTCGTGCTCGTCATGCTGAAAACCTTCGCCTTCGATCTGGATCGTGGCGTGGGAAATATCGAATTGTTCATGCAGTAACTCCGTCACCTGGCTGAGGATCTGTTGCTCGGTGCCTTGCGCCGAATCCGCCACCAAGTGAGTGCTCAGCACATTTTTGCCGCTGGTGAGGGCCCAGATGTGCAGGTCGTGCACATCCTTGACCCCGGGAACGCCGCGAATTGCCTGTTCCACCTTGTCGATGTCGATGCCGTCCGGCACGCCTTGCAGCAGCACGTTCATGCTTTCCTTGAGCAGCGTCCAGGTGCGTGGCAGCACCCAGAAGCCAATCGCCGCCGCCACCACCGAATCCACCCAGCCCCAGCCCGTGTACATGATCACCAGCGCCGCAATGATCACGCCCACAGAGCCGAGCATGTCGCTCCAGACCTCCAGGTAAGCGCCCTTCACATTCAGGCTTTCGCCGCTGGCCGCACTCAGTAATCGCATGGAAATCAGGTTGACGATCAGCCCCAGCACCGCGATCACCAGCATGCCGGTGGACTGGATCTCGGCCGGCGCCTGCAAGCGTTGATACGCCTCGTAAAGGATGTAGAACGCCACACCGAACAGCAGCAACGCATTAAACGCGGCAGCCAGAATCTCGAACCGCGCATAGCCGAACGTGCGCTTGCGGTCGGCGGCGCGCTTGGCCACCTGGATCGCTACCAGGGAAATCCCTAGCGCCAAGGCGTCGGTCATCATGTGCGCGGCGTCGGACAACAGCGCCAGGCTGCCGGTGATAAAGGCGCCGATCACCTCGGCAATCATAAAGCTGCCGGTGAGTGCCAATGCGATCCATAACAGCCGTTCATGGCCGGCGCGTACTTGGGCGTGGCTGTGTCCTGCACTCATGAAATGTCCTCGTGGGTCGTGGTCCGGTTGATCATAGAGCTATAGGTCAAAACCACCGGCATGGGTTGCGAAATTGTCATCCTGCCGTCAGTTGGGCGTTACGCCATGCGCACCAAAATTGAACATGAACGCTCTGGAACCGTTGTATCAGGTATGCTTTTCGAGCAGGAAACAAAAAGAAACATATTAGCCAACCTGTTCGATAAGGAGTCCCGTTTTGGAGCTATCGACTGCCGCGTGGATGGTTCACGACACCCGCCTCATGTTCTGCGTATTACTGGCCATCGCCAGCATCATTGTGTTGATCAGTGCGACCAAGCTGCCGCCCTTCCTGTCGATCCTGATCGGTACGTTTATCGCCGGTGTCGGCGCCGGCTTGCCGCCGGAAGAAGTGGCCAAGGCGTTCAGCAAAGGCGCCGGGGCGATCCTCGGTGAAGCCGGGATCATCATTGCCCTGGGCTCGATGCTCGGCGCGTTGATGGCTGAGTCCGGCGCTGCCGACCGTATCGCCACCACCCTGCTGGGGTTGGGCAAGGGCAAGTCGTTGCCCTGGGTGATGGCGCTGGTGGCGATGGTGATTGGCTTGCCGCTGTTCTTCGAAGTGGGTCTGGTGATGATGGTGCCGATCATCTTTGTGATGGCCAAACGTTCGAACCAGCCGCTGCTGAAAATCGCGATCCCGGCGCTGGCGGGCATGACCACCTTGCACGCTTTGATGCCGCCACATCCGGGGCCACTGATTGCGGTGGGCGCATTGCACGCCGACCTGGGCCTGACCATGTTGCTGGGCTTCTGCCTGGCAGTACCGGCCGTGATTCTGGCGGGCCCGCTGTACGGCAACTGGCTGTCCAAGCGCATGCACGTGGACGAGCCGGCCGACATTGGCGCGCTGTTCAGTGCACCGCCCAAGGCGCCGCGTCAGCCGAGCTTTGGTGTGTCGCTGCTGATCATTTTGTTGCCGGTGATCCTGATGCTCGGCAGCACCCTGGCCAAGGTTGCCATGTCGCCGGAAAGCCCGGTGGCACTGACCTTGAAATTCCTCGGTGAGCCGTTGATCGCGCTGGGCCTGGCGGTGATTGCCGCAGTGATTTGCCTGGGCTGGGCCAGCGGCATGCCGCGGGCCGATGTCGGCAATACCTTGCGCAAGGCGCTGGCGCCGATCGCGGTGCTGTTGCTGACCATCGGCGCGGGCGGCGGGTTGAAGCAAACCCTGCTGGATGCCGGCGTGAGCCAGACCATCAGCAAGGTGGCCGAAGGCGCGCACATGCCGTACCTGTTGCTGGCCTGGTTGATTGCGGTGGCGTTGCGTCAGGCGACGGGGTCGGCGACCGTCGCCACCACGACAACGGCGGGCATCCTGGCGCCGATGATGGCGGGGTTGGCGGCGACGCAAAGCTCACTGGTCGCGCTGGCGATTGGTGCCGGCTCGGTGTTCTTCTGCCACGTCAACGATGCCGGCTTCTGGATGGTGCGGGAGTACTTCGGCTTGCAGTTGAAGCAGACGATCTGGGTGTGGTCGGTGTTGCAGACCATCGTGTCGGTGGTGGGCCTGGTGGGCACATTGCTGATGTGGCACTTCCTGACGTAATGATCGTTCCCACGCTCCGCGTGGGAATGCATCCGAGACGCTCCGCGTCACAAGAGCAGACGCGGAGCGTCCAGGGAGGCGTTCCCACGCAGAGCGTGGGAACGATCAGGTGGGTTGGCGCTTGCCAAAATGCGCCGCACTCACTGCGCCCACCGCGCCCATTACCACGCAATAAACCACGCAGATCCACGGGCTGGAGGGCATCAATGCGATCAACATCAGCGGTGTGGTACTCGCCCACAGTGCATAGGCAATGTTGTAGGTGAAGGAGATTCCCGACACCCGCACCTGCGCCGGGAACAGGCTGACCATCACCGACGGCACCGCGCCCACCACCCCGCAACTCAAGCCGGCAATCGCATACGCCGCGCCCAACCACACACCGCCCGCAATCAGGCTCGCATAGAGCACGGCAATCCCCACCGGCAGCAACAGGCTGTAGACCAACACCGCACGCCAGGCGCCGATGCGGTCCACCAGCAGCCCGGCCAGCACACAACCGATGTTCAGGAACACGATGCCCAGCGCGCTCAGGGCGAACGTGTGGCCGGGGCTCATGCCGAAGGTTTTCTGCATCATGGTCGGGGTGATGACCACCAGCACCACGACCGCCGAGGTCAGTACGCAGGTGAGGATCATCGCCGGCAGCAGCGCGCTGCGGTGCTCCCGCAAGACGGTGCGCAGGGGCAGTTCGGCGCCGGCCTGGCGGCGGGCCTGCATCTGGAGGAATACCGGGGTTTCGCTGAGCCAGCGTCGCAGCCAGACACCGATCACACCAAACACGCCGCCCAGCAGGAACGGGAAGCGCCAGGCGTAGTCGAGGATTTCGGCCGGGGTGAAGACTTGCGCCAGCAGCGTCGCCGTCAGCGCGCCGAGCAGGTAGCCGAAGGTCAGCCCGG from Pseudomonas yamanorum harbors:
- a CDS encoding cation diffusion facilitator family transporter, with translation MSAGHSHAQVRAGHERLLWIALALTGSFMIAEVIGAFITGSLALLSDAAHMMTDALALGISLVAIQVAKRAADRKRTFGYARFEILAAAFNALLLFGVAFYILYEAYQRLQAPAEIQSTGMLVIAVLGLIVNLISMRLLSAASGESLNVKGAYLEVWSDMLGSVGVIIAALVIMYTGWGWVDSVVAAAIGFWVLPRTWTLLKESMNVLLQGVPDGIDIDKVEQAIRGVPGVKDVHDLHIWALTSGKNVLSTHLVADSAQGTEQQILSQVTELLHEQFDISHATIQIEGEGFQHDEHDEVHA
- a CDS encoding GntT/GntP/DsdX family permease, encoding MELSTAAWMVHDTRLMFCVLLAIASIIVLISATKLPPFLSILIGTFIAGVGAGLPPEEVAKAFSKGAGAILGEAGIIIALGSMLGALMAESGAADRIATTLLGLGKGKSLPWVMALVAMVIGLPLFFEVGLVMMVPIIFVMAKRSNQPLLKIAIPALAGMTTLHALMPPHPGPLIAVGALHADLGLTMLLGFCLAVPAVILAGPLYGNWLSKRMHVDEPADIGALFSAPPKAPRQPSFGVSLLIILLPVILMLGSTLAKVAMSPESPVALTLKFLGEPLIALGLAVIAAVICLGWASGMPRADVGNTLRKALAPIAVLLLTIGAGGGLKQTLLDAGVSQTISKVAEGAHMPYLLLAWLIAVALRQATGSATVATTTTAGILAPMMAGLAATQSSLVALAIGAGSVFFCHVNDAGFWMVREYFGLQLKQTIWVWSVLQTIVSVVGLVGTLLMWHFLT
- a CDS encoding heavy metal response regulator transcription factor, producing MRILVIEDEPKTADYLHQGLSESGYIVDCAATGADGLHLSRQHAYDLVMLDVNLPLMDGWDVLQRIRQNSSTRIMMLTAQGRLADRIKGLDLGADDYLVKPFEFPELLARVRTLMRRSVHSPVPDVLRVADLELDQGRHRAFRGLQRIDLTTKEFALLHLLMRQSGVVLSRTQIISFVWDMNFDCDTNVVEVSIRRLRAKIDDPFERKLIHTLRGVGYVLEDRE
- a CDS encoding TolC family protein, which translates into the protein MPTFISTFIGPAVLLLITVQGVNAQTLTLESALQTAFANNPDMAAAQWEIDIAQGGRQQAGLIPNPVASWDAEDTRRNSRTTTVKLSQTLELGGKRGARIDVATRAQEAAALTLEQRRNGLRADVIDGYYGALRAQERLDLAQRSLALAERGLVVANGRVTAGKSSPVEATRAQVQLSEIRLEFNRAQMGLTDAYRRLAASTGAASTDFQAVAPQAQAAPALPPTAQLLGRLEQTVELRLAELQIVQGEAALGLEKAQRIPDLDVSIGSQYDASVRERVNVVGVSMPIPLFNRNQGNVLAASRRADQARDLRNAAELRLRTETRQALDLWQTANTEVRSFNQQILPAAQSAVDSATRGFEMGKFNFLEVLDAQRTLIAARTQYLAATAQATEAWVRIERIYGDLARF
- a CDS encoding MFS transporter, with the protein product MTATSYPQAQRFSRSDYKTLGLAALGGALEIYDFIIFVFFALTLSQLFFPPEMPEWLRLLQSFGIFVTGYLARPLGGILMAHFADHLGRKRVFSLSILMMALPCLLIGIMPTYAQIGYFAPLILLALRILQGAAVGGEVPSAWVFVAEHAPDNHRGYALGFLQAGLTFGYLLGALTATLLAQVFTPAEILDYAWRFPFLLGGVFGVIGVWLRRWLSETPVFLQMQARRQAGAELPLRTVLREHRSALLPAMILTCVLTSAVVVLVVITPTMMQKTFGMSPGHTFALSALGIVFLNIGCVLAGLLVDRIGAWRAVLVYSLLLPVGIAVLYASLIAGGVWLGAAYAIAGLSCGVVGAVPSVMVSLFPAQVRVSGISFTYNIAYALWASTTPLMLIALMPSSPWICVVYCVVMGAVGAVSAAHFGKRQPT